The genomic stretch CGACGCGGTGCTAGCTGCCTACGCGTGGCCCCGCTTCGATCGCGAGCTGCGCGCCGTCTTTGGCGCCTGAGCGCTCGCACATCGCAACGACGGACCAGCCCAGCGCGAGCAGCGTCCACACGTCGAGCCGCCAGAGCGTCTGGTTGAACTGGTAGAGCACCACGAACACCAGCGCGATGGAGAGGAAGAAGCCGCCCGCCCAGTTCGACACCGGCGCACGCGAACGCGCCGCACGCCAGAGCGCGCGCAGCGTGGCGAGCACGAGCCAGAGCACGCCGAAGAGCCCGACCAGGCCGGTCTCCGCGAGGATCTCCAGCCAGAGGTTGGTGGTCACGATTCTCGTGGCCTCGGTCTTCGGCAGGTGCAACACCTCGAGCTCCGGGTGCGCGCCAATGAAGCCCGCGTAGCCACCGAGCCCCACGCCGAGCACCGGGCTCGCGCGGAACACCTCGACGGCCTGGCCCATCATTCCCAAGCGCGGCGAGCTCGACGACTGCTCGTGCGGATTCAGCGCGGCCGCAGCCATCACGGGCGCGCGCGCGAGGAAGCGTCCGGGCAGGACGATGAGCCCCAGGCAGAGCACGGTGGCGATGCCCATGGAACCAATCACCAGCTCTCGGCCGCGAAGGCCTGCCGTGAGCCAGCACGAGCTCACCAGGGTGATCACGATGAGCCCCAGCCAGCCCGAGCGCGACATCGACAGCGCCGCGGGCACGAGCAAGGCCACGCCGAGGATCGCGTCGGCGCGCTTGCGACGATCCGAGAGCCAGCGGCCGATGAGCACCGCCGCCACCGACTCGAGGTACAGCGCGAAGTACGCGGGCTCGTAGTTGAAGCCGTTGATGCGCGGGAACTCGCCGAGCTTCTGGTCCGCGAGCGGCACGGTCATGTGGGCCACGCCCATGGCGAGCTGCGCCAGACCGAACGTCGCGTTCAGAATCGCGCCCGCGATCCACCAGCGCAGCACGCTCTGCAGCCCCTTGGTGTCCGGCGTGGCCTCGAGGATCACCGTGACCAGCGCGACCGCGTCGAACGCCGCCCACGCGAGGTAGCCGATGCTCTTCGCGGCGCCGCCCACCTCGAGGAAGAGCGCCATGCCGAGCAGCGCGGCAGCGAAGTAGAACGCGAGCGGCGCGAGGATCGGCCGCGCGACGCGAATCGGCTCGCGGCGCGCGACTCGGGTCGCGACCAGCCGCGAGAAGAGCACCAGCAAGCAAATGTGCGCGAGCCGGATCGTCGCCGGGCCGGCCTTCGCGGTGAGCACGCGATCGCAGGAGAGCGTGAGCAGCGTGAGCCGCAGCGCAGTCGTCGGAAACGCCGCGAGGTACGCGAGGGCGAGCACGCCGAGCAGGATCTCCGCCCAGAGCGGCTGGGTTTCCGCAAGCGCCAGGCAGCCTGCGAACGCCACCAGCACCGCCAGCGCCAGCACCTCGGCGCGCGCGGCGCTCATGCGCGCGGCCGCAGCGCCATCGAGAGCGCACCAAGCATGCCCAGGAACGCGCCCAGCGCCGCCGCGAGCAGCTTGCGGATGGGCGTCTCCTGCGCGAACGGCTCGTCGAGCACCTGCGAGTCACCGGCGGCGACGAGGATGCGACCCGCGAGCCGCAGCGTCGCGGCATCGGCGGCCACGTGCTCGAGCTCCAGCGTCTGGGCGCGCTGCTCGGGCGAGGCCGTGTCCGGCTTGGCCGCGGCGGCGCTCGCAAGCACCAAGCGTTGGGTCTGGTCCTGCATGGTGTGCACGTAGGCGTCGTGCGTGGTCTTCACCATGTCAGCGGTGAGCCGCTTACACGTCTCGCCGGCGATGGTCGCGTCGGGGCCGGTGACGGTGAGGATGAAGACGGGGTTGTCGGGCGAGGCGTCGTTGTCGGCGAGGACCTTGTAGTGGTTGGCCTCGCGCACGGGATCCGCGACGCCGAGGTCCTTGAGGATCTCGCGGAGCTGGCTGCGGCTCTCAGCGCGGGCCTTCACTTCCGTGTTCGGCAGCGCCGGGCCATACAAGCCGACGGTGGCGATGCGCACGACCGAGCGTCCCTCGAAGGTGCGCAGGAAGACCTGGCCGACGCCGAAACCGACGCCAGCGCCGAGCAGCGCGCCGACCGCCACCATGGCCAGCTTGCGCGGCGAGAGCGCCGACAGGAAATCCACCTCCGCCACGTCCGTCATGGTGCGAGATCCTCGAAGAGGCCCGGCTTATACCACCCGGGCCGATTTCTGGTATGTGGCGGCGCCCATGGATCACCGGACGATCATCGAGAAGGCCTCGCGGCTGCTGGAGATCCTCGCGCTGCCGCAGGGGCTTCCGCTCAAGCTGCGCGACCCTTCCTTCGACACCGGGCCGCTGCGCGTGTGCACCCGGCTTCGCGACGCGGGCATCGCGCCGGCGAGCGTGTTCGACGTGGGCGCCAACCGGGGGCAGTTCGCGCTCGCGGCGCGCACGGTTTTTCCGAACGCGCAGATCCACAGCTACGAACCCATCCCGGCGACGTTCGCGGAGCTGAGCGAGCTCGCCCAGCGACGCGGCGGCATCGCAGCGCACAACCTGGCGCTCGGTACGCAGGCCGGTACGCAGAAGTTCACCGTGACGAGCAACAGCGTCTCGAGCTCGTTCCTCCCGCTGCACGAGAACCACCTGCGCGCGTATCCCGAGATCCAGAAGAGCGCGGAGATCGACGTGCAGGTGAGCACGCTCGCCCTCCAGCTCGCGGAGCTCGAGCCGCCGCAGCCGGTGCTGCTCAAGCTCGACGTGCAGGGCTTCGAGGCGGAAGTGCTCGAGGGCGCGGGCGAGTCGCTGAAGCAGGTGAAGTGGATCGTTCTGGAGACGTCGACGCGGCCGCTGTACCAGGGCCAGGTGCTCTTCGACGAGCTCTGCGCGCGGCTGGGCAAGCGCGGCTTCCGCTTCGCGTACCCGATGGATCTGCACTTCGGCCACGGCGGCGGCGTGTCGCAGTTCGACGCCCTCTTCGAGCGAAGCGCCGACTGATGCCGCGCTTCAGCATCATCACCGTGTGCTGGAACGCCGCGCGCACCCTGCCCCGCGCCATCGCCAGCGTGCGCGCGCAGACGAATCGCGACTTCGAATACATCCTCGTCGACGGCGGCTCGACCGACGGCACGCTGGACCTCATCAAGCAGAGCAGCGACGTGGTCACGCGCTTCGTCTCCGAGCGCGACAAGGGCATCAGCGACGCCTTCAACAAGGGCGTGGCGATGGCTCAAGGCGAGCTCGTGGGCCTGCTCAACGCCGACGATTGGTACGAGCCGGGCGCGCTCGAGGCCGTGTCACGCGAGATCGATCGCCATCCGGCCGATGTGTATTGCGGCCTTCTCCGCTACTGGAATGGCGAGCAGCCGGGTGCACTGTTCGAGGTGCGGCCGGAGCTGCTGCGCGAGTCGATGAGCGTGAACCACATCGCCACGTTCGCGCGGCGCGAGCTGTTCACGAAGCACGGCGACTTCAAGCTCGATTACCGCGCGGCCATGGACTACGAGCTCTTGCTGCGCTTCTACCTGCGCGGCGCGCGCTTCCATCGCGTGGGTGAAGTGCTCGCGAACATGAGCCTCGGCGGGACGTCGGACGTGAAGTGGCGGCTCGCGCTCGCCGAGCTTCGACGCGCGCAGCTCGAGAACGGCCTCGGCGCCGTGCACGCCAACGCGCACTACTTGTTCCAGCTCGGCAAGGGCGCCGCGCGGCGCGTGCTCGAGCGAAGTGGGATCGGCGCGCAGGTCGTCGATCTGTATCGGAAGCGGCTCGCGCGCGTGCGTCGAAGCGCGTAGCGGTCACGCCTGGATGGCCGGCTCGAGCCGCCGCTCGCGACGCGTGCGCAGCGCGACCACGAGCCGCGTGCCACCCAGCACGTAGTACACGCCGCCGTAGACGATCGCGCCGGCGATGATGTTCGCCCAGAACGGCAGATGCTCGCGCAGGGCCCACACGGCCGCGCCCATCACCGCCGAGGCGGCGAGCGGCCGCCATGACGCGCCGCCGAGCGCTGGCTTCATTCCGTGCCGGCGCACCAGCGCGAGCGACGCGATCGCGCCTCCCACGGTTCCGGTCAGCGCGGCGAGCGTGGCGCCGAGGATCCCGAGTCGCGGCACGAGCACCAGATTGCCCGCCACGTTGAGAGACAGGTTCACCACCACGATGAGCGTCTGGGAGCGCAGCTCACCCGCGCCAATCAACGCGTACATGCTCAGGAACTGGATGCCGATGAGCGGAAGCCCGAGAACCTGAAGGCACAAGAGCGGCCCGGTGCCCGAGAAGCTGCCGCCGTACACGAACGTGGCAATCGGGCCCGCCAGAAGCGCACCGCCGACCGCGACCGGGAGGCACACGCTGAGCGCCGTCTCCAGACCGACGCTGAGCTCCTCCGCCGCACGCTGTGGTCCCTCGACGAACGCGCGCGCGAGCAGCGGCGAGAACGTGAGCGCGATCGCCGTGGGGAAGAGGATCAGCGCCTCCACCAGCTTCACCGCAGCGTTGTAGTCGCCGAGGTCCGCGCGGGGCACGCCCATCATCGTCGCCAGGATCTGGTCGAGACGAAGTGTCACCAGCCACAGCACCCCTGTCACGGCCAGCGGCCATGCGCGGGTGACCTGCGCCCACGTGCGCTGGAGCTGGGGCGAGAGGCGGACCGGCAACCCGCTGCGACGGACGAGCACGACCATGGCAACGCCCGTCGCGGCCTGCGCGCCGGTGAGCACCGCCAGGATCGCCGCGAAGCTCGCGTGCAGCGCCACCGCCAACAGGCCCACGCCGGCGAACATGAGCTTGGAGATGCTCCGGAGGCTCGCTTCGAGATCCATCCGCTCGCGAGCCGTGAGCACTGCGGAGCCCAGGTCCTCGAGACCGACCAGGAGCGCGGTCCCGCCAGCGAATACGACAGCCCAGATCGCCGAGCCTCGTAGCCCCATCAGCCAACCCGCGCCGACCATCACCGGCCACACCAGCGCGATGGTCAGCAGCTTGAACGCGAGCGTCTCGGCGAAACGCTGCGGCAGCTCTGCGGGTGCCGTCGCGCCATCCTTGATGAGCAGCGGGTTGAGCCCAGGCTCGACGATGACCGCGAAGATCACGCCAAACGACGCGCCCAGCCCCATGTCGCCGTAGAGGTCCGGCCCGAAGTGCCGCGCGAGGACCGCATAGAGCGCGAGCGCGAGCAGCCGCCCCACGACCTGGCCGGCGACCGAGAACAGCGTGTTGTGCAGGGGCGATCGCCCGGCCATTCAGGGCAAATAGCGCAGGACGCGGCGCGGGCCAAATGACAAGCCCAACCCTTGCCTGCCCTCTGCAAGGCCCCTATAAGCCGCGCCCCATGGGCCAGCTCACCCAAGCCGCTTACCGGATGGCCACGCCGCTCGCGGTGATGATGCACCGGCTGCTTCAGCGCGCGGGGCAGCTCGACCACGCCCGCGCCCTCGTCCGCCGCGACGCCGAGCTGGACGCCATGCCGACGGCCGATCCCTGGAACTGGCGCTCCAAGGTGGCCAAGCTCATCGATCCCCCGCGCACCCACAGCATCGCGGAGGCGCGCTTCGCCGGCCGCTCGGTCTGGGTGGATCCGAGTGAAGTCGTGGGGCGGGCGGTGCTCTACGGGCTTCCCTTCGAGGCGGCCGAGCTGCGGCTCTTCGACAGCCTCATCCGCCCTGGCGACATCGTCTTCGACGTGGGCGCGAACTTTGGACTCTATTCAGCGCTCGCGCTTCGGCGGCTTGGCGATGGCGGCAAGCTCTTCGCGTTCGAGCCCAACCCGCGCATGCACCGGCTCCTGGAGCGCAACGCCACGTCGCGCGTGACTGGCCAGGTCGAGCGGCTCGAGCTCGGGCTTTCGAATCAAGAGGGCGAGGCGCAGTTCGTGGTCGCCGAGGACTCGGCGTACTCCAGCCTCGCGGACACCGGTCGGCTGGGTGTGAGCGAGACGATTCGGGTCTCCATCACCACGCTCGACGCGTTCGTGCGCGCCCGAGCGATTCCGCGCGTGAACGTGATGAAGATCGACGTCGAGGGCTTCGAGTACGAGGTGCTGAGCGGCGGCCGGCAACTCCTCGAGCGCGACGACGCGCCCGTCTTGATGATCGAGATTGCCGACGTGAACCTCGCGCAGCGCGGACGTTCGCGCGCGGATGTTCTCGGCCTGCTCGGCTCGCTCGGCTTCGAGGTTCACGCAATCCGAGTTGATGGCGCACTCACGGCTGCGAGGCCGGACTACGCGGGCGCGGAGGTGGACTTTCTGGCTTTCAAGAATTGGGCTACTGACCGGGTCAAGCCGAGCTGAGCATGTCCCAACCCGCAGTGGCGATTGAACATGCGCGCGTCGCCAGCTGGCGACGACCGTTGGCGTATCTGCTCTCTGCAGGCGCGGCCTTCTACCTGGGCCAGGCGCTCCTTACGATGATTGGCGGCCGGGTGGAGCTAATCGTCCGGCGCCACCCCATGCCCGAGGAGCGCTTTGAGGTGGTGTGGGCCCTGGGCGCGCTGCTGATTGTCGCCGCGCTCCTCGCATGGGACTCGCCGCTTCTCCGCAAGCTGCCTGCGCTGATCATTGCCGGTGCCGTCGCGCTCTACATGGGCAATCGGGTGGTGGGCGGCTCCGGCGACACCATCCCGGCGCATCACCTGCCGCTGCACCTGCTCTGCGAGGGCACGCTCGCCTTCGACACCGAGGCGCCGGTGCACGACAACCCCGACCACCTCGAGTACTACTACGTCCGCAGCCACGGGAAGGTGTACTCGCGCTACCCGCTCGGCAGCGCGCTGCTCGTGCTGCCTGTATTCCTGCCCTCGGCGATCGGGCCCTTCAGCCACAACAACCCGGTCATCAACGACATCGCCAAGCTCGGCGCCGCGCTGCTCACCGCATTCGGTGGGCTCATGCTCTTCGTCGTGCTGCGAAGACTGACCAGCGTGCGCGCCGCTGCGGGCGCCACCTTCGTGTTCCTCGCAGGGACCGCGGCGCTGCCCATCCTCTCGCAGGCGCTCTGGCAGCACACGGGCGCGGCCTTCGGTACGGCGCTCTGCCTGCTGGGGCTCTTCGACGAACCCACACGTCGGAAGCGTCGTGGCCTGCTGGTCGGCCTTGGCGCGGGAATCCTCGTGGCCTGCCGACCGGTCGACGTGGTGATCTCCGTCGGGCTCGGGCTCGCGCTGCTGGCGTCGGATCGCAAGGCCTTTGCTGTCGCGACGGGCGTGGGCTCGGTGTTGGTAGCGCTGACGGTGCTCTACAACCGCCTGGCGCTGGGCACCTGGCTCTCGGGTGGCTACGGCCCGGAGGCGCAGGGCGGTTGGAGCTCGCCGTTCTTCGAAGGTCTCGCAGGCCTGACCGTGAGCCCCACGCGCGGACTCTTCGTGTGCTCACCGATCTTGATCATCGCGATCAGCGCCTTCGTCTCTCCGCCGCTCGAGGGCGACCGAAAGACCATGGTCCGCATCTCCGGCGCCACGGCGCTCGCCTTCATGCTGATGATGTCGAAGTGGTGGGCCTGGTCGGGCGGGTGGTGTGCTGGGCCACGCATGCTCGCCGAGACGCTGCCCATCTGGGCGCTGGGCACCGGGCTGGCAGCCGAGCGCTGGTTCGCGACGCCTTCGCGCCGGGCTGTGGCGGGCGTGTTGGCGGCGCTGTCCGTCGCGACCAGTCTCCTCCTGACGTATGCGCCGCTCACCGGCCGCTACTTCGACCTGGTGATTCATCCCTCCGCCTGGGACGTGAATGGGTACATCCCCCTGGCCTTCCTAGAGACGCGCTTCGACCCGCCGTCTCGCCCGCCCGGCAGCCCCTGAGGAAGCCGCCCGACCGACTTGCGGTTTCATGAAAGCCGCAGGTTTGCTATCTGCTGCGCTCTTCCGCAGAGGAACGCGATGGTCCACCAGATTCTCGAAGCGATCGGCCTGTGGGTGCAGTCCGTGGAGGCGGCGCTGGGTTACCCCGGCGTGGCCCTGCTGATGGGCATCGAGAGCGCCTGCATCCCGCTGCCGAGCGAGGTGATCATGCCCTTCGCCGGCTCGCTCGTTGCGCTGGGCAAGATGAACATCTGGGGCGTGGCCTTCGCGGGCGCCATCGGCTGCGTGCTGGGCTCGATCCCCGCGTACTACCTGGGCGCGTACGGCGGCCGACCGGTCATCGAGAAGTACGGAAAGTACGTGCTGCTCTCCAAGCACGACCTGGACTTGGCCGACGCCCTCTTCGCCAAGCGCGGCGAGTGGGTGATCCTCGCGGCGCGCATGCTCCCGGTGATCCGCACCTTCATCGCGTTCCCCGCGGGCGTGGTGCGCATGAACATGCCCAAGTTCATCATCTACACCTTCGTGGGCTCGCTCCCCTGGTGCCTGGGCCTGGGCTACGTGGGCCAGAAGCTCGGCGAGAACTGGGACACGCTGCGCCCCTACTTCCACAAGTTCGACGCCCTCATCGGCGCGGTGCTCGTGCTCGGCGCGGCGTGGTGGATCTGGCGGCACCTCAAGGCCGCGCGCAGCCCGGGCGCCTCGACGCCGGCGTAGCGCCCTTCATTTCACCACTTTCGGCGGCTCAGCTTCGCTGAGCGGGAACTGGCGGGCGTCGGCGATCAGCCAGCGCCCGCCTTTTTTCACCACCGTCGCGAGGTCCTGCAGGCGCACCGTCTGCGGCTTGCCGTCGTCGCCTTCAACATTGGCCATCTCGTGGTCGAGGTCGATGAACGCGACGTCGGACTTGAGGAAGTGCACCGTCCGCACCGTGAGCTTGAGGGTCGCGGCCTTGAGCCCGGTCGAGAACTGACGCGTCCAGTGCGCCTCGGCCGTGGCCAGGTCCTCGGGCGGCTCGTCGCGTGAGCCGCCGACGACGAAATCCGGTGAACAGAGCGCCGCCAGCGCCTTCGCGCGCGCGCTCGGCGGCCCGGGCTGATTGAACGCCGCTTCGAAGTCCGCGAGCAGCTTCTGAATCCCGGGATCGTCGCTTTTCGCTTGAGACGGGCCGACCTGCGAGAGGCCCAGGCCAGCCAAAAGTGTCAGGACCAGCTTCGTTCGAAGCGCGATCGCCATTCGATTCCCCCGGCGCAGGGTGAGCGGCCAATGCAATCGACGTGCAACGCGACCCACACACCTCGTGCGACCTCGCTTGACGCGATCCGACGAGAAAACTCGCGTTCTCGAACTTCACAGTGGTTCCGCGGATGAAACGCGAATCGGAGTGGAGCGGTCTGGTGGTCTTCGCGCGCGCGTCACGCGTGGCGGCATCCGTCGCCTGACGTCAGACGTTCATCGCGCCGACGTTGAAGCTCGGTCGTACTTGGCAATTTGAGGTTCGAGTCGCGCGGACGAACACGACCATCCATCGTGTGCGCAGGCTGCGAGCGCACATCCGTCGACGGGCGGGCACACGCCCGCCGCGCAGGGGATACGCACGACCGCGGCGTCGGTTTCGGTCGCAAGAAAGAGCCAAACACCAGCTCTCGATTGCCACGCCGCGGCTATCGAGTGTCGCGTTGGGCTTTCACCGACTGCGAGTGAAACCCTGTCGCGCCCGGCCACGCGCCCCTCATCTAAGGCGAATCGATTTTCGGCCGGGCCCGAGAAGTGCAGAGACGCCGGACCTCAACCGCCGCGCAATCATGCGCGAGGGCCGGGAGGGGGAATGGAGACGTCGACGCCAGTTGGGACGTG from Deltaproteobacteria bacterium encodes the following:
- a CDS encoding O-antigen ligase family protein yields the protein MSAARAEVLALAVLVAFAGCLALAETQPLWAEILLGVLALAYLAAFPTTALRLTLLTLSCDRVLTAKAGPATIRLAHICLLVLFSRLVATRVARREPIRVARPILAPLAFYFAAALLGMALFLEVGGAAKSIGYLAWAAFDAVALVTVILEATPDTKGLQSVLRWWIAGAILNATFGLAQLAMGVAHMTVPLADQKLGEFPRINGFNYEPAYFALYLESVAAVLIGRWLSDRRKRADAILGVALLVPAALSMSRSGWLGLIVITLVSSCWLTAGLRGRELVIGSMGIATVLCLGLIVLPGRFLARAPVMAAAALNPHEQSSSSPRLGMMGQAVEVFRASPVLGVGLGGYAGFIGAHPELEVLHLPKTEATRIVTTNLWLEILAETGLVGLFGVLWLVLATLRALWRAARSRAPVSNWAGGFFLSIALVFVVLYQFNQTLWRLDVWTLLALGWSVVAMCERSGAKDGAQLAIEAGPRVGS
- a CDS encoding flippase yields the protein MAGRSPLHNTLFSVAGQVVGRLLALALYAVLARHFGPDLYGDMGLGASFGVIFAVIVEPGLNPLLIKDGATAPAELPQRFAETLAFKLLTIALVWPVMVGAGWLMGLRGSAIWAVVFAGGTALLVGLEDLGSAVLTARERMDLEASLRSISKLMFAGVGLLAVALHASFAAILAVLTGAQAATGVAMVVLVRRSGLPVRLSPQLQRTWAQVTRAWPLAVTGVLWLVTLRLDQILATMMGVPRADLGDYNAAVKLVEALILFPTAIALTFSPLLARAFVEGPQRAAEELSVGLETALSVCLPVAVGGALLAGPIATFVYGGSFSGTGPLLCLQVLGLPLIGIQFLSMYALIGAGELRSQTLIVVVNLSLNVAGNLVLVPRLGILGATLAALTGTVGGAIASLALVRRHGMKPALGGASWRPLAASAVMGAAVWALREHLPFWANIIAGAIVYGGVYYVLGGTRLVVALRTRRERRLEPAIQA
- a CDS encoding FkbM family methyltransferase, which gives rise to MDHRTIIEKASRLLEILALPQGLPLKLRDPSFDTGPLRVCTRLRDAGIAPASVFDVGANRGQFALAARTVFPNAQIHSYEPIPATFAELSELAQRRGGIAAHNLALGTQAGTQKFTVTSNSVSSSFLPLHENHLRAYPEIQKSAEIDVQVSTLALQLAELEPPQPVLLKLDVQGFEAEVLEGAGESLKQVKWIVLETSTRPLYQGQVLFDELCARLGKRGFRFAYPMDLHFGHGGGVSQFDALFERSAD
- a CDS encoding DedA family protein — its product is MVHQILEAIGLWVQSVEAALGYPGVALLMGIESACIPLPSEVIMPFAGSLVALGKMNIWGVAFAGAIGCVLGSIPAYYLGAYGGRPVIEKYGKYVLLSKHDLDLADALFAKRGEWVILAARMLPVIRTFIAFPAGVVRMNMPKFIIYTFVGSLPWCLGLGYVGQKLGENWDTLRPYFHKFDALIGAVLVLGAAWWIWRHLKAARSPGASTPA
- a CDS encoding glycosyltransferase, with amino-acid sequence MPRFSIITVCWNAARTLPRAIASVRAQTNRDFEYILVDGGSTDGTLDLIKQSSDVVTRFVSERDKGISDAFNKGVAMAQGELVGLLNADDWYEPGALEAVSREIDRHPADVYCGLLRYWNGEQPGALFEVRPELLRESMSVNHIATFARRELFTKHGDFKLDYRAAMDYELLLRFYLRGARFHRVGEVLANMSLGGTSDVKWRLALAELRRAQLENGLGAVHANAHYLFQLGKGAARRVLERSGIGAQVVDLYRKRLARVRRSA
- a CDS encoding FkbM family methyltransferase, whose protein sequence is MGQLTQAAYRMATPLAVMMHRLLQRAGQLDHARALVRRDAELDAMPTADPWNWRSKVAKLIDPPRTHSIAEARFAGRSVWVDPSEVVGRAVLYGLPFEAAELRLFDSLIRPGDIVFDVGANFGLYSALALRRLGDGGKLFAFEPNPRMHRLLERNATSRVTGQVERLELGLSNQEGEAQFVVAEDSAYSSLADTGRLGVSETIRVSITTLDAFVRARAIPRVNVMKIDVEGFEYEVLSGGRQLLERDDAPVLMIEIADVNLAQRGRSRADVLGLLGSLGFEVHAIRVDGALTAARPDYAGAEVDFLAFKNWATDRVKPS
- a CDS encoding nuclear transport factor 2 family protein, translated to MAIALRTKLVLTLLAGLGLSQVGPSQAKSDDPGIQKLLADFEAAFNQPGPPSARAKALAALCSPDFVVGGSRDEPPEDLATAEAHWTRQFSTGLKAATLKLTVRTVHFLKSDVAFIDLDHEMANVEGDDGKPQTVRLQDLATVVKKGGRWLIADARQFPLSEAEPPKVVK